One Triticum dicoccoides isolate Atlit2015 ecotype Zavitan chromosome 3B, WEW_v2.0, whole genome shotgun sequence genomic window, AAAACGATCACTAGATAATGAGGTAAAATCAATTGTTTAGTTCAGAAATAGGTATATGTACTATGcctgttttcagcaaagattagaaAATCATAACACCAAACATTGACTATTAAGAAGaccattagatagaaaagttaaagtcAATTCTTCGGCTCAATAAAACAGGGACATGGGGCATATAAATAACTAAGAACCGACTACTAAGAAGAGCATGAGAATAGTAAAATATAGACATGATCAGTTGAAAAATATTTCGAAAGCAGCATAAATAACTtagtaatttaacatcaacacacgcAATAGTCAGTTAAGCCCAAAATGGTATCAAAACAAGCACATATGGGTTTAATGCAGTCAGATAACAGTCGAAGCTTCTGATCATGACTTTATATACATATACAAAGATAAAAAGGAAGGAGGCTCATACTTGGTCCGCTTCATAGATATTCATGTCATGATGATCAACAACTAGGCCGTTAAGAAGCACCGCCTCGCTCAACAACCATCATCTAAAAGGCGACCAATCATAACTTTCTTGATCCGGAAAGAATGTGTGTCGGACAAGAGTTTGTTTGAGCCTAAATTCAGATTTACACAGGCCTCCATCACGTCGACGGAAATAGGCAACCAATTTGCCACCGCTATCAATGCGAAGCACCCAACGAATAACTCTGAGTAGCAAGAGTACGTCACCGTCCACCGGAACAACGTTCACATACCAATGTTGATCGCAACCTTCAAATTGCCCCCTGATTTCTGCAACCGGCAATTTAATTCGGTACTTTAAATCTCAAACCTCGCTTGTGTAATTCTGCAACATCCATATATCGGCAATTTCTGTGGTGGTGTTATGGGCACAGATGCAGAGCATGCCATCCATCTCCAAAATGCATGAGTCGCTGCGAACAGTACCATCCATCCGACAATAATATGAGTTGATAGGAACAATCGGAGAACGCATCTGCCGAAAGGACTCGGCTATGGTGTCAAATACTATTATATGTTTGCTTTCGATCTGATCCTCCGTTGAGTGGTCTTCACTACGATAATGCACCGGGTACCAATGCAAGTTGTCATGCACCAAGGCAGGTCCCTTGAAGCACGGCGACATTGACTCATGCCATCCGATCCCGATGTACCTGGGTGGCTGGTCGGAGCCCAACGTGAAGACGTAGCAGCCAATTTGACCTTCAGGTAGCAGAGTTGCCCTCGTGCACTTCTCGTGGCGGCTCCTGTGTAGTAGAAGGCGGTAGTCACCGGTTGGACGGTGTGGGTACATTCCCAGGATCTCCACGTCCACCGATTTCCCAAGGGGTGCATTCTGACGAGTGGATGGGTTAGAGACGTAGAAGGAGGTGCCAGTGATGCCACAATAAGAGAAGACGAGGAGGCCATCGCACGAGGCCTCTAGATGGAACCTCTTGACAAGCTCGGCAACACTGTGGAGCTCATCGACAGCTTGGTGGTCGAACGCAAGGATGTGTTGGTGGTGGACGATGCTGCAGTACTCGGCGCCGGAGAAAATGGGGAGGGACGGCTGGTGGCTGTGGTGGGCAAGGAGAAACTGGCGGGTGGAGGTGACCCTGAGCCAACTGCGGCAGACGGCGCGGCAACGGAGGAGGGAATTTGGCGGGAGGCGGACGAGTATCTCCCAAACGAGGATCTCCTTCGGGAGACAGCTGAGAGGCGTCGCCCTTCTTGCCCTTGAAGCCTTCGCCATGGCCGCCAATTTGGAACGAGTCAGAGTTGTGGTCATCTATGTCTCTTCGGGAAAGAACAGAATTATAAAGGGGTGGGTCCGTCTGCAGCTTTTGACTCAGTATGGCTCGGAGACCGACGGTAACAGAATCAATCCGGGATCAAATCAAATGTTGGTTAAACTCGATGCATGTCCGTGCGTCGGTTTAGGCCACGGGCTGTACTCCGCGTCCGCGCGCCAGCCCAAATTTGGGCCAGTCGTCGCGATAGCTGTCAGATCCGATTTCCTCTTGTTCTTCCCTTTACACGGGATCTGAAAAAAAAATGTCCCCAACCAGCCGGCGCGTTAGTCCCCTCGCCTCCTACGCTCCCCGGGGACCTGAGCCGCCCGTCGCAGCCTCTGCTCGTCGCCGTCATCGGCCACTGTGTTTCCCAGCAAGAAAAATCTCAACAAAAATAAAACACCATTGGTTTGTCGGCAGCAGCTAAAAAAACATGCTTGTTCTAGCAAAAATACACCCTCATGCAGCTATCATGGTGCGCTCCCAGTTCGGATGTCGCCGCATCTCGTCTTCCAGCAAAATTGACCTCGCCTGTCACAACAACTGACGTTGTCGGGTTCCAGCAAATTGCATCATAGATTCCAGCAAAAATTTGTGTCTTCCCTAGTTCCAGCAAATTGGATCACAGGTTCCAGCAAAGCTATTCACCGGTTGCAGCATCCCACTGCCTGCCGTCGCGGTTGCATCTCAGAAAAATCTGTCGCCGGGTTCCAACAAAAGCTGTCACCGGTTGTAGCAAAAATTGATGCGGGATGTAGCAAAACAAGCTAGCAAGTTCCGAATCTCCAGCAAAAACGATCGCCATTTCCAGCAAAAATCTCCGACGGTAGCAGCAGAAAAAAAAACACCAGTTGTAGCATCGTGCCGTTTGGGTGCAAAAAAAAATCATCTCCTGCCGGGTCTAGCGGCCTCAACGAAGCCGGCAGCAGCACCGATGTTCGCCGTGTTGGAATAATCCGGATGCTCTGGCCCGCTCCCCCGCTCCCGCTCCCTAGGgtttccccaccgccgccgccggctcccccgcgcgGAGCCGCCGCCTCAGCGGCCGGAGCCTGCCGGAGCTGCCAGCCCCCTCCTCCCCCCGTTCCCCTTCTcctccccccacccctcctccgcgCCCCCGTACNNNNNNNNNNNNNNNNNNNNNNNNNNNNNNNNNNNNNNNNNNNNNNNNNNNNNNNNNNNNNNNNNNNNNNNNNNCGGGGGCCCTTCCTCCGCGCACCTCCAGCCCCTCTCCGTGCCCatccctcctcccgccgccgtcaGCCTACGCCGCCGGTCCTCGGCCGCGTGATGCTGGCGGCGGTGGGCTTGCCCTTCCCTGCACGCAGTCCTCCCCTGCTCGGGCGGTGATGGCCGGCGGCGGTGCGCCTCGGCCGGTGGCGGTCCGGCATCCTAGTGTGGAGGCCGGCGGTGCTCGCTGTGGTGGTGCCGCCTCTTGGCGGTAGGGTCGTCCGGTGGTGCTGGTCGGTCGGGGGCGTgtccccggcccagatctgggcccgtaGGGTCCCTTCCGGGTCCTTGCGGGTCGGCTCCAGCGCGACCGCGACGCTCTCTGTATGGGGAGGCAGGGGAGCGGCTTGGACTGGGACAGCGACGCCAACGGCGTACCAGCTGTTGCGCGGAGGCGGGAGCTGTCCAGGTCTTTGAGGGCCCGGCTGGGCCTGTGGGGCCACGGGCCCGGTAGGATCCTGTCATGGCGTCCGGTCGGCTACCGTCGTgaacggtggaggtggggccctcccgtatGCCGACGGTGTTGTTGCCCTAGTCCCGACTCCTCTTCTCTGTTGTGCAGACCAtcttcgcggtgccgtggtgagacaacGTGAAAGCTTCGTGTCCgtgttggcgcagggtggtggtcggtctggtggcGAGCTCCGGAGTGCCTGAGGTAGAGgctgggatcgggagaaatctctgttggcttggccgacaccgacACGGTGGCACCCTCAGGTGCCACCGGACCTTCCCTGGAGGGCATCGAGgatacccttcctctctcctcgccgtgtaccgggggaaacccttggcagcagcgtcgtcatcgtcgcgtcccttcttggaggtgttgttgGGTACCGGCACTTCGGAGTCTCGGGGCTTGGTGGGCGATCTCCGGTGGACGCAGCGGTCACGAGGCTTCGTCGTTTTTGTCGATCTGCCgttatcggcatttgtttcttttcttttttttctctttccttTCTTTTGGGCGTGTTTGTGCTGCTTCCGCTCCAGCCCCTATCGTCGGTtgtatcggttggttgctttgtaatacaaagcggggggagtGGGGGAACCCTTTTTCTCAATAATCCTGATGCTCTACTGTCAGGCCGTGCTAGTTTTAGTTTCAGTTTCCTTCAGAGTTTCATGCAGTTTCAATTTTCTTCAGAGTTTGTAAGCCTGAGGCGTGTTTGTCCACGTCATGGCAAACTTTGTAAGTCAAACGTGCCTGCCAGTTCGGATCGTGGGATGGCACGGTCAGTTCACGAGCTGCGATAGGCACGGTTAGTTGTGCATGTACGGAGAGCTCCGCTCCCAGAGGATACGAAGGAAAGAGATTGGAAAAGCCGCAGATTGCGCGCGGCACAAAATTGTTCTTGCGTGTGTGCGGTGTTCGTGTCTCTCATCTCATTCAACCCACCTTAATCGTGTGTGTTTTCCAGGACCTCTACCAACACGCCGGTCCCAGCAACGGAACCTTGACGGGTTTCAATGCCGGCAACCGACGGTCCCAGCAACTGCCGGGCGCAGTATCTTTCATGGGTTTGCTGTGGCAGCCACCTCttcccttagagcatctccaacagccgggcAAAGCACCACGCGCAAAAAACCTGTTTGCCGCGCGCATTTCGGCATGTTTAGCGCGGCCgtcagcgctggctccagcaggtgcGCTATAATGCAGCACGCGCGCGCCGCTTCAgcagcgcgcgcgactcgccgggCATTAACATATATGATATTTTGGACATAAAATGAGTTTGAAACATTcatcaaaatgcaatgaacatatgaaatttgacacaaacaagttgatgatgaataaaagttcatgcccacaagttcaaaatcatgcccacaagttcatccaaccaagttcaaatgcaAACTAAAGTTCAAGACATGACACAACAATCTTCatttcctcgtcttcgtcctcatcttcggaagacgactcttccgcctccgaagatgaatcttcctccctctcctcatcacgcaccgcatcacgtgaagctccgacggtgttggcaaaATCTTCAACGGCATCTCcatgggaatgtgtgtgagaaggcacatcaaaagacattccacccatggcggccggaggtgcacccatgcctcccatgagagaagcaaaactcatgcctcccatggcggccatagcgtcggagggtgctccaaagccacccatgcctcccatagccgccggaggtgcacccatgcctcccatggcggccggaggtgcacccatgcctcccatggctccgaagccaccgccacccatggcgccgaggccaccgccacccatggcgccgaggccaccgccatcCATTGCACGaaccatggctcttttttggatcaagacttcttgttgggcaagattgacatactccttttgcgccgcattgagggtagatgtgtccaagaagaacaagtgcatctcccattccaacaatttagctcgctcctcattgctcactttcctctcctccaaagccatcttcctctcctcggccgccacccttctctcctcggccgccaacctcctctcctcggctaCGGCATCTTGattccttgccattttcctcacctcattggcttcgacccttgccttcacaatagcttccatagcatttttgagctcatcatctcctttcctcttcttcttttcggttttgtctttcttgcacccatccggtcgttttggcttggagtatgaaaccgagttgggtgtggggcttctcttgccatcatcacttgatgcatcatcctcctcctcatcatcattcaTCTCAATTGCCCGCTtccgtttgttgctcaaattcaaatcctccaaaccatcacgcttcttccatttctcatcatcctttaacacttcatagcaatgaggcaaggtaaagatCCTGCCTTTCTTGATATTCCCCTTCTTGGTTGTCCTTgtctcttctttgaacaagttttgtgcaatgttgtactacaagaaaaacaaaacaagttagcacttcggtcaccaaaaacaagtacgatgaacatatatgagatgccacttactcgatcatcctcatttgtgccacttgggttaatCTTGTCCACTGACTTTTGTGCGGCCAcccacttttgacaatccgagttgattgtcgaccatcgggaccgaagtgatctctcggagcggtcaattccactaaCGCTGTGAGCATCAAAGTGTTCTTTTATTCGCCCCCAATACgcgtctctactttgatcacctccaatggatggatccctcgacacttgcaaataagtatagcatagtaacttgtcatcgttggtggagtaattgcccgctcttcctttcggcgcCTCGACaattccctcaccctcctcgtccacctcaaactcatggtcttcgaaatggatgtcattggtttgagaccaatgcaaattgttggacccaacacccatagtggacatgtatgcatcatctttgagactacaaagttttttgaacaatgcaaataagctatctatatgtgatgatgcattgaaaaaataagaaaaaaagaaagttggaaattttttcaccttgggggcatttcgtcgaacacgtggtgcgcgtcggcggccggctcaacgagtgagctcgccggcgcttcgaTAGCCGCCGTGGCCAtcgaacgccctgcaagcttctttcccctcgccttcgtgctgccggagccgtccgccgccttgtttttcttcgcggatgttttgcccttcttcgtccgcgccgcattggggaccttcttcgacggtgcggcggcggcacgggacggcgccggcgcgacgccacccggcGCTGTGGTCATCCGCGGCTgcaagaagaggctgcgcgcgaggccgacactcggcggagctccggcggtggcgccGCCAACGCTTCCCGCGCTAgggtttccggcggcggcggctNNNNNNNNNNNNNNNNNNNNNNNNNNNNNNNNNNNNNNNNNNNNNNNNNNNNNNNNNNNNNNNNNNNNNNNNNNNNNNNNNNNNNNNNNNNNNNNNNNNNNNNNNNNNNNNNNNNNNNNNNNNNNNNNNNNNNNNNNNNNNNNNNNNNNNNNNNNNNNNNNNNNNNNNNNNNNNNNNNNNNNNNNNNNNNNNNNNNNNNNNNNNNNNNNNNNNNNNNNNNNNNNNNNNNNNNNNNNNNNNNNNNNNNNNNNNNNNNNNNNNNNNNNNNNNNNNNNNNNNNNNNNNNNNNNNNNNNNNNNNNNNNNNNNNNNNNNNNNNNNNNNNNNNNNNNNNNNNNNNNNNNNNNNNNNNNNNNNNNNNTGTCCATGGGTGGGTggcagggcgccggcgccggcgcgcgcggggcgtaggaggaggagaggagagagtgcgcggcgcaagcgctcgagtgtgccgcgcgctatAGCGGGCGCCCGAAATACACCGCGCGGATACGTGTTTTGGACCGTGCGCCCAACTCGTTAtagcgcgcgcgccgtttttgcgcgcccgctggagcgacccggcgtgttgcgcgcgcgctaaaacgatCTAATTTGCGGTGCGGCGCTAGTTTAgcacggctgttggagatgctcttagtaccATGGCTGTGCACAAAAGAATGTATAGACAAGAGGTAGGTGAAGACATGCGTAGCGTGAGGAGGAAAAAGGGAAGAGGTAGGAGATAACACGGGAGAAGCGAGTGGGTGGACGAGAGCAGCCCAAGATGCGGCCTGGTCTAGCTATACGATAAGGTTGGAGAAGCTTCGCGAGGGGATGAGCTGCCCTAActgaatttattttttattttcggcCCAAGGTTACGGTTCTTCTAGAGCAATTAAGCGAGCATCTTGAACTGAAATTTTTGATTTTCCGCGCAAGGTTGCAGTTCTTCTAGAGCAATTACATGAGCATCCTTAACTGAATTATTTAATTTTCCGTGCAAGGTTGCAGTTCTTATTGTACCAGAGCTCACCGATGGACTGGCTGAGCGAGTACATCGCGTTCCGGCAGCAAGTGTTCTTCATTCTTATCCTGACTTTAGGAGCTCAAGTTGGAGCGAGGTTAACTAGAACTGAAATTCAGTTCGGAAAACCTAGTAGAAACTGATGGAAAAACATGAAGCGTATTTGAAAAACAATGAAAGGAAACCAAAAGGAGGAATACCAGGGAGAAAAAGGTttgaaaactaaaaatcaaaattGGGCGGAGAGAATAGAAGGAACATACTAGGTTGAAAAAAAAGATGAAAATGTTGGGAACAAGTTGCCAAAAGAAAATACAGTAAGCCATGCTCAGGGTATATTCAGAATAACATTATCTGCTTCTCGCAGACTTGCATCAGTTGCCCCGTATGTAGACATGAAAAAACATTTTATAAATATGTTTGCCTATCCATTAAATGTGTTACCTACTTAGGGAAAAATATGTGTTTATCCAACTCATGCAAAATGTTCTTGTTCCGAGAAAAAGCATGATAAAGCCTATTGTGTTAGAATCAATTTATTCTATTCAAAATATATGTACACACATGTGATAATTTATTTTATTTCTCAAAAAAATTCATGAAACTGCATAAAAATATTACCCAGGTATCGGTGGAACTCAAGAAAGCTAATTAAAGTAAAATATAAATATAAAACAAATTAAAAGTATTATAAACTCCATGAGAAAATATATAAAAGAGGAATATAAAactaaaaagtaaaaaaaacatgaaaccaaaatgcaaaaatactGGAAGACCAAACAAGGACATTTTGTTGGGCTTTGTTAAGGTAAGCTAGTGAGTTTTTTCTTTGACCCTTAAGCTGGCTGATTTCTTTTTGTGACATCAAACTTGCTGGGCTTTTTTTCCAAGAAAACATCCgacctattcatcttcaatcatggcagtacaacgaacactagaaataatacaAATTACATCTAGATTCATAGacaacctagcgacgactacaagcactgaagcgagcagaAGAtgtgccgccgtcatcgcccctccctcaccgaagccgggcaaaacttgttgtagtagatagtaGGAAAGTCATCGTGCTAGGGCCTCTTAGGACCAACAACGCtttagaacagcaaccgccgccgatgaagtgtagcgtagattggaaggatccaacctgaagacacacaaaCGCAGACGAACGACAAACAGATCCGAGCAATCCACCAAAGGCAGATCCACCGGAGACACATCCCACACGCCCACCAAAGATGCTAGACGATGGCGGCTCATTGAAGATGGGATAAGGTTCTTCCCGTCTAGTCCCTGTTCCGGTGGTGCGCCTAGcatcgtcggtgggcgtgtggaggtgtgtctccagcggatcagtccttggtggatttgctcgaatCTTATCGTAGTTTGTCTACGTTCATGTGTCTTccagttggatccttccgatctacgctactcttcaatggcggcggttgctgttctagtACACTGGTCCTATGAGgcattagcacgacgacttcctgacTGCAAGTTTTgctcggctccggcgagggaggggtttTGACCGCGGCGCATCTTTGGCTCGCTTTAATGCTtctagtcatcgctaggtggtctatggatctggatgaaattcttattatttctagtgttcgttgttctaccatgattaaagatgaatagacTGTGAGTTTTTCCGCCAAAAAACTAGTTAATTATGTTAATTGCGATGATCCATATAGTTAAATAACCTCACCACCAGTTTTTCTGGAACCGTTCTCACCTCTCAAACCCTAGAGAGGAGATTTTCTGGATGCACCGTGCCGCCATCTCCTGTCCGGTGGTAGGTCGCCACCTCCTCCACTGCTGATATGGGACTGCTGGAAAACCCTGATCTACCATATGGATGGCAGCGCCGACGGTGTGGCGAATAAAGTTTCCTCGAGCCTCCCCGTCTCGACAATGTCGGCTGCGATGGTTCGATGGCTCGTTGTCTTAAATTATTGTTGACCTATCTATCTGCCTAGGTGAGGGTCTGTTGATTTTGCCAGCGTGGTAGTAACGGCTGCTTCCCTTCGCTGTTTGGCGTGGCAGTGACCATCTCGGCTCATAAAGAAGCGTTGCCATAGATCTTCGTTCAGTACATGAAGAAGCAGCTATGTATCACGGTTCACAACCTGTTCAGCTATTAACTTGAACTAGtccgggcatcaaataatatggtgTACGTACGTATAAGCTTACGGTGCTAGCATGGCATGCACGAGGTTTTGGATCGATCTTTACCATCCACTTGAACATGATCATGCACGGCTACTTGACCCAACGACTTGATCGATTACATGGGCGGAGTCGTCGTTTACTTCGACTCCAGCTATTGCTTGCCATCGGCAGTGACAACTTGCCCACGTCGTTAACACGGCCGGTCTATCCCAGCCCACGGTTAATCATCCAGCTAattaacatgcatgcatgcatgcatggttatTTGACCGTAAGATAAAATGGTAATCATGCATGCAAGTAGCATAAACGGACACAGATGTAATTAGTCCAGGCGTTCAGTGGTGTTGTAGGCTTAATTACCTTGAGAAGATGATCCTTGGTGCCGGCAACGTGGTTTGGATTTTTACCATCTGCTAGTACAATACCCTCCATCTCCAAATTCAACTACCGAAACTTCCAGGTTGCTGCCTCCTCTGCTCTAATGTCAACTATTCAAGCCTGGAGCTAGATATGTTCATCAGTGGATGCTTGAATGCATGTGTTTTAGAACTGTTGACCCAACGTGGATGCGATCACGATTAGAAGTCAGTCATCTCGTTTACTTTTACCTGCACCAATTAAGGCACTAATTATTCTAAGCCTCCACCTGCAGTTGAGACATGACTTCGTCAACAACTCCACCAACACCACCAACATGCATGGCCGGAAGCACCACTATAAATATCCGTTGATATTTGGCTTAGAACTCATCTCATTTTGCAAGAGTACACACTTCCATAAAACACACACAATGGTAGGCACAAAGCTAGTAGCCCTCGGCTATGTTGTCCTCTTGAGCATTGGACTAGCCAATGCTGCAAGGGTGGTTAGATTCGGCAGTGGAAGCGCCACGGGaacgggagcgggaggaggagaggGTGGGGGAACTGTGAGTGGTGGTGGCTCAGGTGCTGGGAGTGGAACTGGGTCTGGCGTGAGTTCTAGTAGTGGTAGCCATGCaagcggtggaggtggaggtggcggcggaggcggtggccaAAATGGTGGAACTGGATATGGTagcggttccggctctggctccggtTCTAGTCAATATAGTCAAGAATCTTCATATCCTTACGGTGGTGGCTATGGTGGATATACTAGTGCTGGCGGTgccggtggtggcggtggtggagggaAAGCTAGTGGTTATCAAGGATCTAGTGGATATGGGGCTGGTAGTGGCATTGGTTCTGGCTCAGCTACAGCTACTAACAATTGGTATAGACAAGGTAGTACAAATGCAGATGCTGGTGGAAACGGTGTTGGCAATGGCGGAGGAAGAAATGGTGGGAGTGGTGCAGGCAAAGGTGCTGGATCTGGGTATGGCAATGCCAACCCCTAGTCCTCTTCATGTGAGGAATCTAAGAAAATGGAGCCCAACCTACTGTACTGTGTCAAATTGATAGCTTTGACTCTTTTTTCATTTATTTCTTATCATCTTACATATTATCAAATAAGGGCTTCACTGTTCTAGTGGAAAATGTACTAGTGTTCGTGATATATTACAAGAATGTTACATGGCAATGTATCACTATTAAGTTATATACCATCGTTTTGGCCAATTCACTTGCAATGTAAGCTTTTTGCCCGTGTTATGGTGATGTAACATAAGTTGCTCACTTATGGTTAAGTACCAAAAAATATCATTTTAATGATACATGACATTTCACAAACGGCGTCAGTCATATAACACATAACTCACATCCACCACTTTGGTTTTGCATAAACTTCTCTTGCTGGGTAGTGCTTCTAGGGAGTTCCAAGGCTAGGAACCCGCATCGTGAGACCACACCCCAATATCCTTCACATCCTCGGTCACACACACATTGCTATGAGAGAGTGGTGATCATCACAAGCCGTACTAGGTCACACCTATCATGACTTTGTGCCATGAAGTCATGAATGATGGGAAGGTGCATGGtctaattttcttttattcatatTTTTATTGCACTTTCATTTTTTTTGCATGATCCACTTGTTAGATTAGAAAGTTAGCTTTACAACTTTGGAACTTCAATTATACCGATCACAATGGCGGAAATTGTTATTCGAATGTTGATCTTTCCTTTTTTTTGAATGGACATATCTTCTAAAGTTATGGTTGTCCAAAGTTCCTTTCTTTTGGGGTCAAAGTCGTTACTTCTTTTTATGAAGTCATGTATTATTTTTTAAAGCTTGTACGGTTTTTGACAGCTGTGGCTGTTCTTACACTTTCCAAAATTTGATTTCCACTCAAGATGCAAAGTTTGTTCTCCAGTCTCCAATAGTTTTTGTTGAAATGTCTAGGGGCACAGAATAATTTTTCTACAAAACTATTCTTTTTTGCCAAAACAAGGGGTTTCATTTATTTATAATAATGTATTTACAATCCTTCAGAAGGAGCTAAAAATAGCAGACGGTACATCTAGGATCCAGATGGATTTGTTTGCACTCCTAGCAGCTACCTACGCGAGAGCACGAGCAACCTTATTTgctactccatccgtcccaaaataagtgtcccaagcttagtacaactttgtattagGGCTAgtacaaacactagtagaaaaagggtcaaatgtgaagcacattagtgccggtttgattttgagccgacactaatgtgtccattagtgccggttccaacggctgacCAGCCGCTctcattagcaccggttcgtggcaaacctttagcaccggttcgtgccacgaaccggtactaaagagagtggtggcaggatgttgtcagtctggggcccctccagcacctttagtaccggtttgtgttacgaaccggtactaaaggtcgtcctacataaacccttcgtccacccgagctcgctctgttcttcccctttcccctatcctcctctgttctttcccttttttcctcgagctcatcacacattttgcccaacaaTTGTCaatatttgaaggcccccatccattcaaatgatcacaaaggttagcaactttgtcctttcatctctcattgctagattagctcttgcaatgctttgtatagtgattaatttgtgagtttagtaatttgggatgaattatatgtgctagtatttgatttatatgcaatttgaggtcaaaaataacacttagtttgcatatgtaggtgtggtttacttagtgtcttctaaatctccgtcgtaaacaCCATCGATCGCCCGTACCatcccgt contains:
- the LOC119282238 gene encoding putative glycine-rich cell wall structural protein 1, which gives rise to MVGTKLVALGYVVLLSIGLANAARVVRFGSGSATGTGAGGGEGGGTVSGGGSGAGSGTGSGVSSSSGSHASGGGGGGGGGGGQNGGTGYGSGSGSGSGSSQYSQESSYPYGGGYGGYTSAGGAGGGGGGGKASGYQGSSGYGAGSGIGSGSATATNNWYRQGSTNADAGGNGVGNGGGRNGGSGAGKGAGSGYGNANP